The genomic stretch TTCCCTTGATGATCCGCACCCAAAATTAGCTCTTGTTATAATTACATTTTTGCCTGCAATATCTTTGGTATTGGAAAAGCCATCTAATTTTATATCTTCTAACAGATAGGGCTTTAAGCTTTGCTTAGAAATTTCAGTAAGATATTTTGCAGGAATTATTTCGTCAGTATTTATATCATTTCTATCTAAAAAGAGAACTTTTCCATTAAAATTTTTCATTAGCAATAACCTCCTAAAATAACAATAATTATAGTTTTTAAAAACATATTTTATGCTTTTTTGTTGTTTATAGATAGCTTTTATTATAATTTTTTATAGTTTAAAGCAATGCAATAATTGAATCGACAATTAAAAAGTACAAAAAAATTTGTGGATATTTTTTATTTTGTTTGAAGGAAAAAATGAGGAAAAAGTTAATGTGATTTAATTCCCCCTTTATCCTGTTTTTGTCCAGTTAGGGGGGATGTACAGATTAAATAAATAGTTTAGTGAATCATACGCTCAGTAGTTAAAGTTCTGCTAATTGAATTAGTGTCAGCTGTTTGTAAAATAATATCTTCAATTAGGATTTCCTGATTTTTATCGACAATTATGCCATTCGGAATAGATACATTGAAATTTATTGATTTAATTGTAATGTCGTTTCCTTGATTAGCAATATCTCCATTATTATCACAAGTTACTATCAATGAATTATTTGATCCGTTCATAAAACATTTCCCGCTAAATACGAAACCAGATTCAGTTCTGCTTAAATTAGTAAGGTTTTCATTACCCATATGATAAGCTTTCTGCCAAAGTATAGAGCCTTGTTTATTAATTTTTACGACAACTGCATCGTCATGATTTAATTCACTATCAAATGATTCTGATTCTCCTCCGATAATATAATTTCCATCATTGCTTTTTATAATAGCGAAAGCTTGTTCATCAGAAAAAATTAGATTATTCGGATCATAATTATTTCCGCCTAAAGTTTTCTGCCATAACAATTGTCCATTTAAATCTAAGCAAACCAACAACCAGTCTGAGCTTCTAAGCTCATTATATGTTAATCTTCCTACAAATATAATATTTTCTGATTCGCCAGCGCTATTAGAAACAGCTTCAACTGAATAGAGTTTAGTAGCAAGGCCATTTACTTCATAGGCATAATTCCATTCTATATCACCATTTGCAGAAATTTTAGCAATTCGGTTAGTTGTGCCAGAATTAGCAATAGCTATATAGGTGCCATCGGATAACATCGTGAGTCCTTTAATTGAACCAAAAGGAACGTCTTTAGACCAAATTAAAGCACCACTATAATCGATTTTTGCGAGCTGAGTTCCACCTATAATGTATCCGCCTTGACCATCTTCAATAATTGAATAAGCAAAGCCCCTCAGGAAAATATCATTTTGGTAATCTTTTTTTTCATTGTAATTTTTAATTCCATAGGCATTGCTCCAAACAAGATTCATTGATGAATCAAGTTTTACAAGCCACATATTATTATTTCCATATAGAACATTCCCACTGTCATTTAAATTGGAAGAACCTGCAGCTAAAAATCCACCATCAGATGTCTGAATAATAGAAAATAACATATTGCTTTGTCGGAGTTCTCCATAACCAGAACCACCGTGAATACTTAGACCTTTTGTGATATTACCTTTTTCATCTAACCTCATAATCATTGCATCATTTTCTTCAAAAGTCCTAATTCCTCCACAAAAAATATATCCTTTGTCAGTTGTTTGAGTAACAGCCCAAGGCAAACTATAATCATATTGTTTTTTAACAGGATTAAGCCATCCTTTCGGATATGGAGAATCTTGGCCAAAATAGGACATAGCCCAAGTAGAAGCCTGTACTTGACCGTTATATTCAGCTGCAAAGTTAACTCCAGTCTTTTCATCAGAAGTTAATTGAAAAGTAGTTTTAGCTGGAGTAAATGTATAGCCGTTCATTATAGGAGTAACAGTATAACTAGCGTTTTGACCGTCAAAGCTAAAAGCATACTTTCCATCTTTATCGGTAGAAGTTGATTCTGAAGCACCTCCACTTAATGTAATTTTAACTCCTTCAAGGCCTGCGCCATTATAAGTTATTTGTCCAGAAATTTTTTTGCACCCAAAAAAAGCTAAACAAATTGTTAAAATAATTCCCAAATAAAAGTTTTGTTTCATTTTCTCTCCTTTAATGGTATTGGTGTTTATTCTATTAAACATTGTTTATAACACCTGTGACGCATCGTGTCAAGAAAAAAAACAAATAGCTTAACTTAATTTTTGAACAGACACCAAATAATAAGAGCGCCTGTAAAAAAACCGTTGGTGTATGATTAAAAATCTTATTCATTTTTTTATAGCTATTATGAAATCTTGACGTATATCCTTTCTTGTTTTACCACGCCAACCTCCATAAAATATAGGTTTTTCTATATGCAGATCAATTCTGTTATACAATTCTAAAATAAAAGATTCATTATATGCTACCATTTGCAGAGGAGCTTCTTCGCTTATTATACTATAATTCCCCTTATTACATTTAAAATTCCAAGTCGTCTTATTCTGTTGTATTAACTTTAAAGAATCATCGTTTATTAAGCAATAAGTAATAAAACATCTTCCCCCTGTTTTTAAAACCCGGTTTATTTCGAAAAGATAATTTTCTACGCCTTCAGGCAACATATGAGTAAAAATAGATTTTACAATAACAAAATCAAAAGATTCAGCTTTATATGGGAACACAAATTTAGAGGATTTTACCTTTGCATTAGGATTTTCATATTGAGCAACCTCCGATATAGAAAAATGGAAATTTGGATACTTCGATGAAATATTATTCTTGCACCAATCAATAAAGGTTTTATCGGGGTCAAAGCCTTCATAAGTGCCATCAATAAGGTATTTTGTAAGAGATCCGCCTATTAAACCACATCCGCAGCCAACATCAAGGACTGACTCGTAGGCTTTTAAATCTCCATACGTTTTAAAAACTTCTAAATGAGCTTTACCCATAATTTGGAACCAATAGGGATTATGGGCAAAAGGGCCAACTTTACTCCTTAAATTTGAAGGGGGTATTAAATTTTGATTAAGCGTTTTACCTGTAGTTATATAAATAAGTAAAGTATAAAAAATATTTTTAAGTAGTAATATTAGGCGTTTAATAAAATTATAAAGTCGCCTCATTTAAATATAATACCTCATCAATATAAGAATTAAAGATTATAAATTTCTTAAAAACTTTTCGACTTCAATTCTCACTTTATTCTCATGCTTAAATCTATAGCTTTTGCAGAATGGGTAAGCGCTCCGATAGATATTATATCAACTCCTGTATCAGATAATATATTAAGTCTTTCGATAGTCACATTACCAGATACTTCTGTTAATACACGCCCATTTACAAGTTTAACCGCTTTTTTGATAGTTTCAATATCCATATTGTCAAACATTATAACATCAACACCTACTTTTAAAGCTTCTTCAACTTCCACAAGGTTTGATGTTTCTACTTCAATCTTTAAAAGGTGATGTGCGGATTGTTTTATTTGTTTTACAGCATTAGTAATGCCTCCACATGCTTTAATATGATTATCCTTTATAAGAATTCCATCATATAACCCCATGCGATGATTATACGCCCCCCCTACCCTAACGGCATATTTTTCGATAGCTCTCCAGCCTGGTGTTGTTTTACGCGTATCCACAATTCTAACTTTTTTATCTGATATTAAATCAACATAAGAGCGAACAAGAGTAGCGATTCCTGAAAGCCTTTGGAGAAAATTTAAAGCTGTTCTTTCTCCTTTTAATAAAGCTCGCATTTCTCCATGCATTTCAATTATTGTTTCACCTTTTGAAATTATTTCTCCATCTTTGTAATTTTCAACAAAACAAACATTGTCGTCAAGTTTTCGAAAAACTTTTTCAGCAATGTTGATGCCAGCTAAAACACAAGATTCTTTTGCAACAATAATTCCTGCTCCTTGAAGTTCAGTATGTATTGTGTTGTCTGTTGTGATATCTCCTGAACCTATATCTTCCGATAAAGCTAAATCTATTAAATGTTCGATTGAATGCATATTTTTACTCTTTGTTTGCTTCTGATGCAAATTCTTTTATCTTGTCAAGATTTTTTAAAAGCTTATCTTCCTGTTCGATAAGACCTTCTTGCCTTTCTTTAACTTTTTGTATAACTTCTTTTGGAGCATTTTCCCTAAATCCATCATTTCGTAACTTTTTGCTTAAAGATAAAAGTTCAGATCTCACCTTTTGTAAATTATTTTCAAGTCTTTGTATTTCTTTATCAAATTCGAGAATACCTTCAAGCTTTACAAAAATAATAGCATCTTTATAAATAGAAGAAGCTGCAGATGAAGGTCTTTCACCATGTCCTTGTATTGATAAAGATTTTAACCTTGCAAGATCACTTACCATAGATTCATATTGCTTAATTAAATCATTTTTAGGTTTATCATCTGAACATATTACAACCTCAACTGCCAGAGAAGGCTGGATATTCATTTCTCCTCTTATATTTCGTATTCCGTTGATTATACCGGTTAAAAACTCCATATTCTCTTCAGCTTCGATACTAAGTTTAATAAATTGTTCTTTTCCATCTTTAAGCGGAAAAGACGCTTTCATTATAGATCCTTCAGTTTCAGGTAGCTTATTCCAGATTTCTTCTGTCACAAAAGGAATAAAAGGATGAAGTAAAATAATAGTATTTGCCATAACACAAGATAGAACATTTAATGTAGCTTCTCTATGATCATTTCCAATTTTTCCGTATAAAACTGGTTTTATAGCTTCGAGATACCAATCACAGAATTCATGCCATACAAATTTATATAAAGCTGATGCAGCATCATTGAATCTATAGTTATTAAGTGCATCTTCTACAGTAGTTATTGCAGTAAAAAGTTTTGAAATAATCCATTTATCAGGAAGAAAAACAGGTTCTGATTTAAGTATAAAAGGAGTATTGCCTAAATGCATAAGGGAAAATCGTGTAGCATTCCATAGTTTATTTATAAAATGGCGATATCCTTCAATTCTACTTTCTGAAAGCTTTATATCTCTACCTTGAGCTGCAAAAGCAGCCAAAGTAAAACGAAACGCATCTGTGCCGTAGGTAGTTATAACATTTAAAGGATCAATAACATTGCCTTTGGATTTACTCATTTTTTTACCTTCTTCATCACGAACAAGGGCATGAACATATACGTCTTTAAAGGGAACATCCTCCATAAAATGAATGCCCATCATCATCATTCGAGCAACCCAAAAAAATAAAATATCAAAACCTGTAACAAGAACCGATGTCGGATAAAATAATTTTAATAAATTTGTATTTTCAGGCCATCCCATTGTCGAAAATGGCCATAACGCTGAACTGAACCATGTGTCTAAAACATCTTCTTCTTGAATAAGTTCGTTTCCTCCACAAAAAGCACATTTATCTGGAGTTTCATCCGAAACATTAATGCTTAAGCAATTTTTGCAAGTCCATGCAGGAATTTGATGCCCCCACCAAATTTGTCTTGATATGCACCAATCTTTAATATTATTTAACCATTCAAAATAAGTATTTGTCCATATTTCAGGAATAATTTTCGTTTGCCCATTTTTTACTGCAAGAATAGCTTTTTCAGCTAAAGGCTTTACATTAACAAACCATTGTTTTGATAAATTTGGTTCAATAATTGTCTTACATCTGTAACAATGTCCTATATTATGTGGATTAGGAACAATTTTTTCAATAAGTCCTTCGTCTTTTAAAGCCTTAACAACAGATTCTCTGCATTTAAATCTGTCCATTCCAGAAAATCGGCCAGCTTCTTCTGTCATTAATCCATTATCGCCTATAACTTTAACTAAAGGAAGGTTGTGCCTAACCCCTATTTCAAAATCATTTGGGTCATGGGCTGGAGTAACTTTTAAAGCGCCTGTTCCAAATTCTATATCAACGTATTTATCCTTAATGATTGGAATAAATTTATTTACAAGGGGAAGTAAAACTTTATTATCTTTTAACCCAGCATATCGAGGATCGTCTGGGTTTACAGCTACGGCGGTATCTCCTAACATTGTTTCAGGCCTTGTTGTGGCAACAATTAGTCCCTCTTTTTTATTTTCAAAGGGGTATCGGATATAATATAAATTACCCTGAACTTCTTCATGATCAACTTCAATGTCTGCAAGCGCAGTATTACAGCGTGGACACCAATTGATTATATAATTGCCTTTATATATTAACCCTTCATTATAAAGCCTTACAAAAACTTTTTTTACGGCTTTTGAAAGGCCTTCATCCATTGTAAATCTTTCCCTTGTCCAATCGCATGAAGAACCGAGTCTTTTAAGCTGACGAATTATTGTTCCGCCGTATTCTTCTCTCCATTTCCATACTTCTTCAATAAATTTTTCTCTTCCAAGATCATGTCTTGTCATATTTTTAGCAGACAGCTGCTTTTCAACTACATTCTGAGTTGCAATACCTGCGTGATCTGTTCCTGGCAGCCAGAAAATATTTTTGCCTAGAAGTTTTTGATATCTGCAAAGAATATCTTGTAAAGTAACATTAAGAGCATGTCCCATGTGCAAAACACCAGTTACGTT from Desulfobacterales bacterium encodes the following:
- a CDS encoding class I SAM-dependent methyltransferase — encoded protein: MGKAHLEVFKTYGDLKAYESVLDVGCGCGLIGGSLTKYLIDGTYEGFDPDKTFIDWCKNNISSKYPNFHFSISEVAQYENPNAKVKSSKFVFPYKAESFDFVIVKSIFTHMLPEGVENYLFEINRVLKTGGRCFITYCLINDDSLKLIQQNKTTWNFKCNKGNYSIISEEAPLQMVAYNESFILELYNRIDLHIEKPIFYGGWRGKTRKDIRQDFIIAIKK
- the nadC gene encoding carboxylating nicotinate-nucleotide diphosphorylase; this translates as MHSIEHLIDLALSEDIGSGDITTDNTIHTELQGAGIIVAKESCVLAGINIAEKVFRKLDDNVCFVENYKDGEIISKGETIIEMHGEMRALLKGERTALNFLQRLSGIATLVRSYVDLISDKKVRIVDTRKTTPGWRAIEKYAVRVGGAYNHRMGLYDGILIKDNHIKACGGITNAVKQIKQSAHHLLKIEVETSNLVEVEEALKVGVDVIMFDNMDIETIKKAVKLVNGRVLTEVSGNVTIERLNILSDTGVDIISIGALTHSAKAIDLSMRIK
- a CDS encoding valine--tRNA ligase, whose protein sequence is MSGELLDKSYEPEKVEKKWYEFWENENLFVANDDDDISLRYSIVIPPPNVTGVLHMGHALNVTLQDILCRYQKLLGKNIFWLPGTDHAGIATQNVVEKQLSAKNMTRHDLGREKFIEEVWKWREEYGGTIIRQLKRLGSSCDWTRERFTMDEGLSKAVKKVFVRLYNEGLIYKGNYIINWCPRCNTALADIEVDHEEVQGNLYYIRYPFENKKEGLIVATTRPETMLGDTAVAVNPDDPRYAGLKDNKVLLPLVNKFIPIIKDKYVDIEFGTGALKVTPAHDPNDFEIGVRHNLPLVKVIGDNGLMTEEAGRFSGMDRFKCRESVVKALKDEGLIEKIVPNPHNIGHCYRCKTIIEPNLSKQWFVNVKPLAEKAILAVKNGQTKIIPEIWTNTYFEWLNNIKDWCISRQIWWGHQIPAWTCKNCLSINVSDETPDKCAFCGGNELIQEEDVLDTWFSSALWPFSTMGWPENTNLLKLFYPTSVLVTGFDILFFWVARMMMMGIHFMEDVPFKDVYVHALVRDEEGKKMSKSKGNVIDPLNVITTYGTDAFRFTLAAFAAQGRDIKLSESRIEGYRHFINKLWNATRFSLMHLGNTPFILKSEPVFLPDKWIISKLFTAITTVEDALNNYRFNDAASALYKFVWHEFCDWYLEAIKPVLYGKIGNDHREATLNVLSCVMANTIILLHPFIPFVTEEIWNKLPETEGSIMKASFPLKDGKEQFIKLSIEAEENMEFLTGIINGIRNIRGEMNIQPSLAVEVVICSDDKPKNDLIKQYESMVSDLARLKSLSIQGHGERPSSAASSIYKDAIIFVKLEGILEFDKEIQRLENNLQKVRSELLSLSKKLRNDGFRENAPKEVIQKVKERQEGLIEQEDKLLKNLDKIKEFASEANKE
- a CDS encoding carboxypeptidase regulatory-like domain-containing protein — its product is MKQNFYLGIILTICLAFFGCKKISGQITYNGAGLEGVKITLSGGASESTSTDKDGKYAFSFDGQNASYTVTPIMNGYTFTPAKTTFQLTSDEKTGVNFAAEYNGQVQASTWAMSYFGQDSPYPKGWLNPVKKQYDYSLPWAVTQTTDKGYIFCGGIRTFEENDAMIMRLDEKGNITKGLSIHGGSGYGELRQSNMLFSIIQTSDGGFLAAGSSNLNDSGNVLYGNNNMWLVKLDSSMNLVWSNAYGIKNYNEKKDYQNDIFLRGFAYSIIEDGQGGYIIGGTQLAKIDYSGALIWSKDVPFGSIKGLTMLSDGTYIAIANSGTTNRIAKISANGDIEWNYAYEVNGLATKLYSVEAVSNSAGESENIIFVGRLTYNELRSSDWLLVCLDLNGQLLWQKTLGGNNYDPNNLIFSDEQAFAIIKSNDGNYIIGGESESFDSELNHDDAVVVKINKQGSILWQKAYHMGNENLTNLSRTESGFVFSGKCFMNGSNNSLIVTCDNNGDIANQGNDITIKSINFNVSIPNGIIVDKNQEILIEDIILQTADTNSISRTLTTERMIH